One window of the Desulfitibacter alkalitolerans DSM 16504 genome contains the following:
- a CDS encoding NAD(P)/FAD-dependent oxidoreductase, whose product MKIRVSELRIGIDEDTNILKQLACQKLKVSASQVKNWWIERQSLDARRKKEIAFVYTIVLDLEEQITGKIKEPLPPKSSIVDQEEEYLNIRRGVEYLKYPPLVVGTGPSGLFAAWLLAKWGYKPIVLERGKSVFARQRDVARFWDEGELDPESNVQFGEGGAGTFSDGKLTTRIKDKRVNLILQALTAAGAPEEILYQAKPHLGTDRLRNIVANIRKEIISLGGKVLFQARVTDFMIKKGVLEAVEVNHKHELPVSRCILATGHSARDTYEKLWKINTKLEAKPFAIGLRVEHPQHMIDCAQYGEWAGNPRLGAADYHLTYRNTNLNRAAYSFCMCPGGYVIGASSEPEMLAVNGMSYHDRSSGTSNSAVVVTVGERDYDYKNPLSGIKFQRQIEGDAYHLGGGNYTAPVQTVDDFINDTVKETPSRLKQATYKPDVKEANLRDCLPKEIGEVLGEALQDFNKKIWGFGTNKGILTGVETRTSAPLRIPRDDKYQALDIEGLYPTGEGAGYAGGIMSAAVDGIRVAQSIIEAYGLPKEEIPTKIIEGLSWIEGEE is encoded by the coding sequence ATGAAAATTAGGGTATCTGAGCTGCGTATAGGAATTGATGAGGATACTAATATACTTAAGCAGCTAGCCTGTCAAAAGCTAAAGGTATCCGCAAGCCAGGTAAAGAACTGGTGGATTGAAAGACAATCCCTAGACGCAAGACGAAAAAAGGAAATTGCTTTCGTATATACTATTGTGCTGGATTTAGAAGAGCAAATAACAGGCAAAATAAAGGAGCCCCTACCGCCTAAAAGCAGTATAGTTGACCAGGAAGAGGAGTATTTAAATATTAGGCGGGGAGTCGAGTATTTGAAATATCCTCCTCTAGTAGTTGGGACCGGCCCATCCGGTCTTTTTGCCGCGTGGCTTCTGGCAAAGTGGGGGTATAAGCCAATTGTGCTGGAAAGGGGCAAGAGTGTTTTTGCACGGCAAAGGGATGTGGCGAGGTTTTGGGATGAGGGTGAACTGGATCCTGAATCTAATGTTCAGTTTGGTGAAGGTGGGGCTGGAACCTTTAGTGATGGTAAGCTTACTACCAGAATCAAGGACAAAAGAGTTAACCTTATTTTACAGGCATTAACAGCTGCAGGAGCACCAGAAGAAATTCTTTACCAGGCCAAGCCTCACCTTGGTACTGACAGGCTTAGAAACATTGTTGCCAATATAAGAAAGGAAATAATTTCTCTGGGAGGAAAAGTACTATTTCAGGCAAGGGTTACAGACTTTATGATCAAAAAAGGTGTCTTAGAGGCTGTAGAAGTAAACCATAAACATGAGCTTCCTGTATCAAGGTGCATTCTTGCAACCGGCCATAGTGCAAGGGACACATATGAGAAGCTATGGAAAATTAATACTAAATTGGAAGCAAAACCTTTTGCAATTGGGTTACGAGTTGAGCATCCCCAGCATATGATAGATTGTGCTCAATATGGAGAATGGGCAGGTAACCCCAGGCTGGGTGCAGCAGATTATCATCTTACTTATAGAAATACCAATCTCAACAGGGCAGCTTACAGCTTTTGCATGTGCCCTGGAGGATATGTGATTGGGGCCAGCTCAGAGCCAGAGATGCTTGCCGTAAATGGTATGAGCTACCATGATCGCTCATCTGGAACTTCTAATTCAGCTGTGGTGGTTACTGTGGGTGAAAGGGATTATGATTACAAGAATCCATTATCAGGCATTAAGTTTCAGAGGCAGATAGAAGGGGATGCTTATCACCTTGGTGGAGGAAACTATACTGCACCTGTTCAAACTGTAGATGACTTTATAAATGACACAGTAAAAGAAACACCTTCCAGACTAAAACAGGCAACTTACAAGCCTGATGTAAAGGAAGCGAACCTCAGGGATTGTTTGCCCAAAGAGATTGGTGAGGTGCTGGGGGAAGCCCTACAGGACTTTAATAAAAAGATCTGGGGCTTTGGAACTAATAAGGGGATTTTAACAGGTGTTGAAACAAGGACATCTGCTCCGCTAAGGATACCAAGGGATGATAAGTATCAGGCACTTGATATAGAAGGACTATACCCAACTGGCGAAGGGGCAGGGTATGCTGGTGGTATCATGAGTGCCGCAGTAGATGGAATTAGGGTGGCCCAGTCAATTATTGAGGCATATGGACTACCAAAAGAAGAAATACCTACTAAAATAATTGAGGGTTTGAGCTGGATTGAAGGGGAGGAGTAG